The following DNA comes from Novosphingobium sp. THN1.
CCGTATCCAACGGCAACCTCACGGTTTCGCCATCCGGTGCCGTGACCGGCACCGGGAGCATGGCGAGCGAAGTCTCGACCCCGCAAGCCACAGGCGGTCGTGGCCCCGGCACCTTTCTCGTCAGGGGAGATCCGTCGCGCGTCTTCCGCATTTCGCTCCCCAATCGCATCAACATTACCAACGGCGCCGCCACGATGCGAGTGAGCAACTTCACCAGCAACGTTCCTTCACGCGGCGTAGCGCTAAGTTCGGCCGGGCAGTTCAACATCACCGTTGGCGCGCGCCTCCAGGTTGCCGGCAATCAGGCAGTTGGAGCCTACAGCGGTCGCTTCCCGGTCACGGTTACTTACGATTGACGCTTCCAAGGCAGCATTGCGTTATACGCTAAAACCCTTAGATTCTCGCTGCACGATGCTTTGACGGGGAATGGGGGCAAATCTTGGCCGGTTTTTTGAGGTTGGGTGTCCTTGCAGCGCTCCTGGCTGCGCCGCACGGGCCGATTGTCATTGCTCAGGAAGCACCGCAGCCGCAAGCCACCCCGCCGGCAGGATCCGTCGCCGGTCTTGGCGACATCAATCTCTATCCCAAACGGCTCGTCCTGACAGACCGTGATCGATTGGGAACGATCGGCCTCTACAATCGTAGCCCTGCGACCGGCGAATACGAGATCACGATCTCCGATAAGCTGATGCTGCCAAGCGGCAGCATCGTCGAC
Coding sequences within:
- a CDS encoding DUF4402 domain-containing protein, with protein sequence MRLRDIVVPAAMVLVIATPASAQSAANQSGSGKAEVVAPLSIQPVLDLRFGRFYRPVSNGNLTVSPSGAVTGTGSMASEVSTPQATGGRGPGTFLVRGDPSRVFRISLPNRINITNGAATMRVSNFTSNVPSRGVALSSAGQFNITVGARLQVAGNQAVGAYSGRFPVTVTYD